Proteins encoded together in one Musa acuminata AAA Group cultivar baxijiao chromosome BXJ3-6, Cavendish_Baxijiao_AAA, whole genome shotgun sequence window:
- the LOC135582837 gene encoding receptor-like protein 57 isoform X1, producing MQPLLWVVVTVLHLLALVTRPALSDPNDEACLSNLRRSMTDPGNRLCNWTAATFVASCNGFTSYLHGVTCNNGRVYKLALPGLTLGGSLSPYLANCTNLQSLDLSSNALTGPIPPQLSTLLNLAVLNLSANRLSGTIPPQLALCAYLNFIDLHANLLSGTIPTQLGLLARLSAFDVSYNRLEGPIPALFANRSDDLALPRFNASSFVGNRGLYGYPLPPERGGRGLSVPAIVGIGLGSGLLSLVLSFTAVCVWLRATERTTKAPGEEGKVSHLDY from the coding sequence ATGCAGCCGCTGTTGTGGGTTGTCGTCACCGTACTCCACCTCCTAGCTCTTGTAACACGGCCCGCGCTATCGGACCCGAACGACGAGGCTTGCCTGTCCAACCTCCGGCGGTCGATGACGGACCCGGGCAACAGGCTGTGCAACTGGACGGCGGCTACTTTCGTGGCATCCTGCAACGGATTCACCTCCTACCTCCACGGCGTCACCTGCAACAACGGGCGCGTTTACAAGCTCGCCCTTCCCGGCCTCACCCTGGGCGGCTCCCTCTCCCCCTACCTCGCCAACTGCACTAACCTCCAGTCTCTCGACCTCTCCTCCAACGCCCTGACCGGCCCCATCCCCCCGCAGCTCTCCACCCTCCTCAACCTTGCCGTCCTCAACCTCTCCGCCAACCGCCTCTCCGGCACCATCCCCCCGCAGCTCGCCCTCTGCGCCTACCTCAACTTCATCGACCTCCACGCCAACCTCCTCTCCGGCACCATTCCCACCCAGCTCGGCCTCCTCGCCCGCCTCTCCGCCTTCGACGTCTCCTACAACCGCCTCGAGGGCCCCATCCCCGCTCTGTTCGCCAACCGCTCCGACGACCTCGCACTCCCACGCTTCAACGCCAGCTCCTTCGTCGGCAACCGGGGACTGTACGGGTACCCCCTGCCCCCGGAAAGAGGCGGCAGGGGGCTGTCGGTGCCCGCCATCGTCGGGATCGGGCTCGGCAGTGGGCTCCTCAGCCTGGTGCTCAGCTTCACCGCCGTCTGCGTCTGGCTCCGCGCCACCGAGCGCACCACCAAGGCGCCCGGCGAGGAAGGGAAGGTCTCTCACCTCGACTACTGA
- the LOC135640949 gene encoding transcription factor bHLH49-like, whose amino-acid sequence MYSAKQSEDVVGRSTKSALMAHSAAARVAEESSRNTWDPLDYSYNISLPQDQETNGLVAGGMSASCLSERYQLGSAPFPPHKAVISKHSIETNIKGNKRKGQAECGALPSQSPEDRAQNVKAEEQYDVSLKSSSKHPTANDEKKRKNEVRLGSNNQSPASKDDYIHVRAKRGQATNSHSLAERIRREKISERMKLLQDLVPGCSKINGKAMMLDEIINYVQSLQRQVEFLSMKLAAVNPELNFDLEQILSGDIHSCYGGSAVPAIGPGMSSFQPQLYGSTFQRITQPEMFYSAPSSGDLLQASLSQISNMSQLPIAWHNDLQNTLPMNSIPNETPTERNGINPF is encoded by the exons ATGTATTCAGCTAAACAATCTGAGGATGTTGTTGGAAGATCGACGAAATCTGCTTTGATGGCTCATAGTGCTGCTGCAAGAGTTGCCGAAGAGTCCTCAAGGAACACTTGGGATCCCCTTGATTATTCCTACAACATTAGCTTACCTCAAGACCAAGAAACAAACGGTTTGGTTGCTGGTGGCATGAGTGCTTCTTGTTTATCTGAAAGATACCAGCTTGGAAGTGCTCCCTTCCCTCCACATAAAGCTGTAATTTCCAAGCACAGCATCGAGACTAACATCAAGGGGAACAAGAGGAAAGGTCAAGCCGAATGTGGTGCGTTACCTTCCCAATCTCCAGAGGATAGAGCTCAA AATGTCAAGGCTGAAGAACAGTATGATGTTTCACTTAAGTCTTCTTCCAAGCATCCAACAGCGAACGACGAAAAGAAGCGGAAGAATGAAGTGAGACTAGGCAGCAACAATCAAAGTCCAGCTTCTAAGGATGATTACATTCATGTCAGGGCCAAGCGAGGCCAGGCAACCAATAGTCACAGCCTTGCAGAAAGA ATTAGGAGGGAAAAGATTAGTGAACGAATGAAACTTCTTCAAGATCTTGTTCCAGGATGCAGCAAG ATAAATGGCAAGGCCATGATGCTTGATGAGATAATCAACTACGTGCAGTCATTGCAACGCCAGGTTGAG TTCCTCTCGATGAAACTTGCAGCGGTCAATCCAGAACTGAACTTTGATCTTGAGCAAATTCTTTCTGGAGAT ATCCATTCATGCTATGGAGGTTCGGCTGTTCCTGCAATTGGTCCAGGAATGAGCAGTTTCCAACCTCAGTTATATGGATCGACATTTCAAAGAATCACTCAACCTGAAATGTTCTACAGTGCTCCCAGTTCAGGGGATCTGCTGCAGGCCTCCCTCTCACAGATCTCTAACATGTCTCAG TTACCGATTGCATGGCACAATGATCTCCAGAATACATTACCGATGAATTCCATCCCTAATGAGACTCCCACAGAGCGCAATGGCATCAATCCATTCTGA
- the LOC135582837 gene encoding receptor-like protein 57 isoform X2 codes for MQPLLWVVVTVLHLLALVTRPALSDPNDEACLSNLRRSMTDPGNRLCNWTAATFVASCNGFTSYLHGVTCNNGRVYKLALPGLTLGGSLSPYLANCTNLQSLDLSSNALTGPIPPQLSTLLNLAVLNLSANRLSGTIPPQLALCAYLNFIDLHANLLSGTIPTQLGLLARLSAFDVSYNRLEGPIPALFANRSDDLALPRFNASSFVGNRGLYGYPLPPERGGRGLSVPAIVGIGLGSGLLSLVLSFTAVCVWLRATERTTKAPGEEGKV; via the exons ATGCAGCCGCTGTTGTGGGTTGTCGTCACCGTACTCCACCTCCTAGCTCTTGTAACACGGCCCGCGCTATCGGACCCGAACGACGAGGCTTGCCTGTCCAACCTCCGGCGGTCGATGACGGACCCGGGCAACAGGCTGTGCAACTGGACGGCGGCTACTTTCGTGGCATCCTGCAACGGATTCACCTCCTACCTCCACGGCGTCACCTGCAACAACGGGCGCGTTTACAAGCTCGCCCTTCCCGGCCTCACCCTGGGCGGCTCCCTCTCCCCCTACCTCGCCAACTGCACTAACCTCCAGTCTCTCGACCTCTCCTCCAACGCCCTGACCGGCCCCATCCCCCCGCAGCTCTCCACCCTCCTCAACCTTGCCGTCCTCAACCTCTCCGCCAACCGCCTCTCCGGCACCATCCCCCCGCAGCTCGCCCTCTGCGCCTACCTCAACTTCATCGACCTCCACGCCAACCTCCTCTCCGGCACCATTCCCACCCAGCTCGGCCTCCTCGCCCGCCTCTCCGCCTTCGACGTCTCCTACAACCGCCTCGAGGGCCCCATCCCCGCTCTGTTCGCCAACCGCTCCGACGACCTCGCACTCCCACGCTTCAACGCCAGCTCCTTCGTCGGCAACCGGGGACTGTACGGGTACCCCCTGCCCCCGGAAAGAGGCGGCAGGGGGCTGTCGGTGCCCGCCATCGTCGGGATCGGGCTCGGCAGTGGGCTCCTCAGCCTGGTGCTCAGCTTCACCGCCGTCTGCGTCTGGCTCCGCGCCACCGAGCGCACCACCAAGGCGCCCGGCGAGGAAGGGAAG GTTTAA